Proteins co-encoded in one Halorussus lipolyticus genomic window:
- a CDS encoding DICT sensory domain-containing protein, protein MARRAVTMGLREFFDRVSDRRKTVTVFAPEYYDALESHFETRNVAVEQEALPDDGSGGFVVVTEDGEFVGSVGASAVRNLVSPTFSEADTGPDEATRALLDLLADTTFVSFDKRQLLVMAREIEDRAYRQGRGTLRTGFQTLTALKPQRDVYEALAGETDLDVHVYGERDWSPDLPGVTVHDEAVSDPEAVGDPEAVGDEIGAFWFVVFDGGGDTRQACALLAEENEPDSEAFRGFWTYDAELVGDIDAYLRETYGEK, encoded by the coding sequence TTGGCGCGCCGGGCGGTGACGATGGGCCTCCGCGAGTTCTTCGACCGGGTGTCCGACCGCCGGAAGACGGTCACGGTGTTCGCGCCCGAGTACTACGACGCGCTCGAATCCCACTTCGAGACCCGGAACGTGGCGGTCGAACAGGAGGCCCTCCCCGATGACGGGTCCGGCGGGTTCGTCGTCGTGACCGAAGACGGCGAGTTCGTCGGGAGCGTCGGCGCATCAGCAGTCCGCAACCTCGTCTCGCCGACGTTCTCCGAGGCGGACACCGGCCCGGACGAGGCCACTCGCGCCCTCCTCGACCTGCTGGCCGACACCACCTTCGTCTCGTTCGACAAGCGCCAACTGCTGGTGATGGCCCGCGAAATCGAGGACCGGGCCTACCGGCAGGGCCGGGGCACGCTCCGAACCGGATTCCAGACACTGACGGCGCTGAAGCCCCAGCGAGACGTGTACGAGGCCCTCGCCGGAGAGACCGACCTCGACGTTCACGTCTACGGCGAGCGCGACTGGTCGCCGGACCTGCCCGGCGTGACGGTCCACGACGAGGCAGTCAGCGACCCGGAGGCAGTCGGCGACCCCGAAGCAGTCGGCGACGAAATCGGCGCGTTCTGGTTCGTGGTGTTCGACGGCGGGGGCGACACCCGGCAGGCCTGCGCGCTCCTCGCCGAGGAGAACGAACCCGATTCGGAGGCGTTCCGAGGGTTCTGGACTTACGACGCCGAACTGGTCGGCGACATCGACGCCTACCTCCGGGAGACCTACGGCGAGAAGTGA
- a CDS encoding LSM domain-containing protein produces MSGRPLDVLEASLDEEVTVQLKGGDEYEGILTGYDQHMNLVLEDTEEEDTTIIRGDNLVSISP; encoded by the coding sequence ATGAGTGGACGACCGCTCGACGTGCTGGAAGCCTCCCTCGACGAGGAGGTTACAGTGCAGTTGAAAGGCGGCGACGAGTACGAGGGTATTCTCACGGGCTACGACCAGCACATGAATCTGGTCTTGGAGGACACCGAGGAGGAAGACACAACCATTATACGCGGCGATAACCTCGTGTCGATAAGCCCATGA
- a CDS encoding 50S ribosomal protein L37e gives MTGAGTPSQGKKNTTTHTKCRRCGEKSYHTKKKECSSCGFGKSAKRRDYEWQSKSGE, from the coding sequence ATGACTGGAGCAGGCACCCCGAGCCAAGGGAAGAAGAACACGACGACGCACACGAAGTGTCGTCGCTGTGGCGAGAAGTCGTATCACACGAAAAAGAAGGAGTGCTCGAGTTGCGGCTTCGGCAAGTCCGCCAAGCGCCGCGACTACGAGTGGCAGAGCAAGTCCGGCGAGTAA
- a CDS encoding sugar phosphate isomerase/epimerase family protein: MDIGVLTVPLGGQSLDDALAYLHGIGVDAVELGCGGHPGDDHLPRDEYLNDDEAQNHLFDLLDEYEMEISALATHNNPLHPDEEVADEADTELREAIELADQLDVDAVTCFSGLPAGSPNDETPNWVTAPWPGEHAEAHQYQWEEVAIPYWSDIADHAANHGVNVAIEMHPNMLVYEPSGMLRLREETNHHIGANFDPSHLYWQNIEITDAIRFLGEHDAIHHFHAKDTKVYDANARYKGVLDTVPYDEEADRSWLFRSVGYGHGEEHWKDIVSTLRMVGYDGALSIEHEDSLTSSNEGLEKAVAMLQRAVFREQPGEAYWA, translated from the coding sequence ATGGACATCGGTGTACTCACAGTCCCGCTCGGCGGACAGTCGCTCGACGACGCGCTGGCGTACCTCCACGGCATCGGCGTGGACGCGGTCGAACTCGGGTGCGGCGGCCACCCCGGCGACGACCACCTTCCCCGCGACGAGTACCTGAACGACGACGAGGCCCAGAATCACCTGTTCGACCTGCTGGACGAGTACGAGATGGAGATTTCGGCGCTGGCGACCCACAACAACCCGCTCCATCCCGACGAGGAGGTCGCCGACGAGGCCGACACCGAACTCCGGGAGGCCATCGAACTCGCCGACCAGTTGGACGTGGACGCCGTGACCTGTTTCTCGGGGCTTCCCGCCGGGAGTCCGAACGACGAGACGCCCAACTGGGTGACGGCCCCGTGGCCCGGCGAACACGCCGAGGCCCACCAGTACCAGTGGGAGGAGGTCGCCATCCCCTACTGGTCGGACATCGCCGACCACGCGGCGAACCACGGCGTCAACGTCGCCATCGAGATGCACCCCAACATGCTGGTCTACGAACCCTCGGGGATGCTCCGCCTCCGCGAGGAGACCAACCACCACATCGGCGCGAACTTCGACCCCTCGCACCTCTACTGGCAGAACATCGAGATTACCGACGCCATCCGATTCTTGGGCGAACACGACGCCATCCACCACTTCCACGCCAAGGACACCAAGGTCTACGACGCCAACGCGCGGTACAAGGGGGTCCTCGATACGGTGCCCTACGACGAGGAGGCCGACCGCTCGTGGCTGTTCCGGTCGGTCGGCTACGGCCACGGCGAAGAACACTGGAAGGACATCGTGAGTACGCTCCGCATGGTGGGCTACGACGGTGCGCTGTCCATCGAACACGAGGACTCGCTGACCAGTTCCAACGAGGGACTGGAGAAGGCGGTGGCGATGCTCCAGCGCGCCGTCTTCCGCGAGCAACCGGGAGAAGCCTACTGGGCCTGA
- a CDS encoding DUF420 domain-containing protein — protein sequence MQRFVERHVPAVTGLLTVVSLALVFAAALRVVPAGTLPRAPDAVLAAIPHVNAVVSVVAFGTIGASWRWIRQGKVERHRTGMLAGVGLFAVFLVLYLYRVALLGPTPFEGPAFVEQFIYYPILAIHILLAVVCIPLLYYVLLLGLTRPASELGETKHPTVGRVAATLWLTSFGLGVVVYAMLYLF from the coding sequence ATGCAACGATTCGTCGAGCGTCACGTCCCCGCAGTAACCGGGCTGTTGACCGTCGTTTCGCTCGCACTGGTGTTCGCCGCGGCGCTCCGGGTGGTGCCCGCCGGCACGCTCCCGCGCGCTCCCGATGCCGTCCTCGCGGCCATCCCGCACGTCAACGCCGTCGTCAGCGTCGTGGCGTTCGGAACGATTGGGGCCTCGTGGCGGTGGATTCGACAGGGGAAGGTCGAGCGCCACCGCACCGGGATGCTCGCTGGCGTCGGCCTGTTCGCCGTGTTTCTGGTGCTGTACCTCTACCGCGTCGCGCTCCTCGGGCCGACCCCCTTCGAGGGACCGGCGTTCGTGGAGCAGTTTATCTACTACCCGATTCTGGCGATTCACATCCTCCTCGCCGTGGTCTGCATCCCCCTGCTCTACTACGTCCTGCTGTTGGGGCTGACCCGCCCGGCGTCGGAGTTGGGCGAGACCAAGCACCCGACGGTGGGCCGGGTCGCGGCCACGCTATGGCTGACCTCGTTCGGCCTCGGCGTGGTGGTCTACGCGATGCTGTACCTGTTCTGA
- a CDS encoding AAA domain-containing protein: protein MNVRGEVVEVEDVRTVSTQYGESDLAEVTVNEDEGAKRVTLWGKWTESADLLEPGMELLVTDVEEDTYQGETTYQTSKDSYVVVEPSFLVDVTDIRSWVQCPRMYYLNKLSGIPLEYPVVKGTIVHEVFGDLLRGRDLDESIEERVEEAGLELGLLGRERDEVAEEVRQNAAAIEGWLAQGALTEEDNWRSEQTLISERFGIKGRADALRRGMPVELKTGKNLKRDPRFQDKIQAACYGLVLQEKGVPADTGTLLYTKNSALDRTEEDGDLSPAKEFTIGDGLLDFVVRTRNEIAAMEYHVTESDHDPAERGDEGEPDEYPGVPTGYEADATCEYCFEQDTCMVVSGRLNQESKAGQIGTAIPKAERTYFDRNYRLVEEERRATHAEYAKLWEQTAAERADDDRALLGLEPTDRRQLDGGRWEMRAERSGGAVSKIREGDVVLASDGDPVNGHAELARVERLGEQVVVTADEPVELRRLDVYPSELSADRMLTALHDFLLKGDQRRKNVLFGHEDDDGEAPEPAFRDDRRTYIDNNEAQNDAVNLAVNAEDFALVHGPPGTGKTYTIARTIRAMVERGERVLLSAFTNRAVDNALEALRDQGFEDIVRVGTESGVREDMQDLRLEQAGDPNDRVAELRNASVVAATTATCGSRIMREQSFDAALVDEASQLTEPETLSAVNLADRFVLVGDHQQLPPVVRTENALSTSLFERLIEEHPDAGVMLDRQYRMRQRIQAFSSREFYDGDLRPASGEVAGQRLADLPEVTADDLPDDLRGNGGVSFVDPGGHTDGNTNPVEAERVAEIVESFLAVGVEPAEIGVIAPFRAQVAEIGRRVGDEVTVDTVDRFQGSSKEVIVVSFVATENLESPIFEDYRRVNVALTRAKKSLVLVGDDEALRSDNLYSRMVEWAQ, encoded by the coding sequence GTGAACGTTCGGGGAGAAGTCGTCGAGGTCGAGGACGTTCGGACCGTCAGCACCCAGTACGGCGAGAGCGACCTCGCCGAGGTCACGGTCAACGAGGACGAAGGTGCAAAGCGGGTCACGCTCTGGGGCAAGTGGACCGAGAGCGCAGACCTCCTCGAACCGGGGATGGAACTCCTCGTGACCGACGTAGAGGAGGATACGTATCAAGGCGAAACCACCTACCAGACGAGCAAGGATTCGTACGTCGTGGTCGAACCCTCCTTCCTCGTGGACGTGACCGACATCCGGTCGTGGGTCCAGTGTCCGCGGATGTACTACCTCAACAAGCTTTCCGGAATCCCCCTCGAATACCCCGTGGTCAAGGGGACAATCGTCCACGAGGTGTTCGGCGACCTGCTCCGGGGCCGCGATTTGGACGAGTCCATCGAGGAGCGCGTCGAGGAGGCCGGCCTCGAACTCGGCTTGCTCGGCCGAGAGCGCGACGAGGTGGCCGAGGAGGTCCGCCAGAACGCCGCCGCAATCGAGGGCTGGCTCGCCCAAGGCGCGCTCACGGAGGAGGATAACTGGCGAAGCGAGCAGACGCTCATCAGCGAGCGATTCGGCATCAAGGGTCGGGCCGACGCGCTCCGGCGCGGGATGCCGGTCGAACTCAAGACCGGCAAGAACCTCAAGCGCGACCCCCGGTTTCAGGACAAGATTCAGGCGGCGTGCTACGGTCTGGTCCTTCAGGAGAAGGGCGTCCCGGCCGACACCGGCACCCTGCTGTACACCAAGAACTCGGCGCTCGACCGGACCGAGGAGGACGGCGACCTCTCGCCCGCCAAGGAGTTCACCATCGGCGACGGTCTCCTCGATTTCGTGGTCCGAACCCGGAACGAAATCGCGGCGATGGAGTACCACGTCACGGAGTCCGACCACGACCCCGCCGAGAGAGGTGACGAGGGCGAACCGGACGAGTATCCGGGCGTCCCGACCGGCTACGAGGCCGACGCCACGTGCGAGTACTGCTTCGAGCAGGACACCTGCATGGTGGTCTCGGGCCGACTGAATCAGGAGTCGAAGGCGGGCCAAATCGGCACCGCGATTCCGAAGGCGGAGCGAACCTACTTCGACCGCAACTACCGACTCGTCGAGGAGGAACGCCGGGCGACCCACGCCGAGTACGCCAAACTCTGGGAGCAGACCGCCGCGGAACGGGCCGACGACGACCGGGCGCTCCTCGGTCTCGAACCCACCGACAGGCGTCAACTCGACGGCGGCCGATGGGAGATGCGCGCCGAGCGTTCGGGCGGGGCCGTGTCGAAAATCCGAGAGGGAGACGTGGTGCTAGCCAGCGACGGCGACCCGGTGAACGGCCACGCAGAACTGGCCAGAGTCGAGCGACTGGGCGAACAAGTCGTCGTCACGGCCGACGAACCGGTCGAACTTCGCCGTCTCGACGTCTACCCCTCGGAACTCTCCGCGGACCGGATGCTCACCGCGCTCCACGATTTCCTGCTGAAGGGCGACCAGCGCCGGAAGAACGTCCTGTTCGGTCACGAGGACGACGACGGCGAGGCCCCCGAACCCGCGTTCCGCGACGACCGCCGGACCTACATCGACAACAACGAGGCCCAGAACGACGCGGTGAACCTCGCGGTGAACGCCGAGGACTTCGCGCTGGTCCACGGCCCGCCCGGCACGGGCAAGACCTACACCATCGCCCGGACCATCCGAGCGATGGTCGAGCGAGGCGAGCGCGTCCTCCTGTCGGCGTTCACCAACCGCGCGGTGGACAACGCGCTGGAAGCCCTGCGGGACCAAGGTTTCGAGGACATCGTGAGGGTCGGCACCGAGAGCGGCGTCCGCGAGGACATGCAGGATTTGCGACTCGAACAGGCGGGCGACCCGAACGACCGCGTGGCGGAACTGCGGAACGCGAGCGTCGTCGCCGCCACGACGGCGACCTGCGGGTCCCGAATCATGCGCGAGCAGTCCTTCGACGCCGCGCTGGTGGACGAGGCCTCGCAACTCACCGAACCCGAAACCCTCTCGGCGGTAAATCTGGCCGACCGGTTCGTGCTGGTCGGCGACCACCAGCAGTTGCCGCCGGTCGTGCGGACCGAAAACGCCCTCTCGACCTCGCTGTTCGAGCGCCTCATCGAGGAGCATCCCGACGCGGGCGTGATGCTCGACCGCCAGTACCGAATGCGCCAGCGGATTCAGGCGTTCTCCTCGCGGGAGTTCTACGACGGCGACCTTCGGCCGGCCAGTGGCGAAGTCGCGGGCCAGCGACTCGCCGACCTCCCCGAGGTTACAGCGGACGACCTGCCCGACGACTTGCGGGGCAACGGCGGCGTCTCGTTCGTGGACCCCGGCGGGCACACCGACGGCAACACCAACCCCGTCGAGGCCGAGCGCGTGGCCGAGATAGTCGAGTCCTTCCTCGCGGTGGGCGTCGAACCCGCCGAAATCGGCGTCATCGCGCCCTTCCGTGCGCAGGTCGCCGAAATCGGCAGACGGGTCGGCGACGAGGTGACGGTAGACACGGTGGACCGCTTTCAGGGGTCGAGCAAGGAGGTCATCGTGGTCTCGTTCGTCGCCACCGAAAATCTCGAAAGCCCGATTTTCGAGGACTACCGCCGGGTGAACGTGGCGCTCACTCGCGCGAAGAAGTCGCTCGTGCTGGTCGGCGACGACGAGGCCCTGCGGAGCGACAACCTCTACTCGCGGATGGTCGAGTGGGCGCAGTAG
- a CDS encoding DUF7501 family protein, with protein sequence MAMSTTATWSDPNDCPFCGNELRNPGAGFIDHIHENPDCEDGFETWRSNVNDDICAGWSG encoded by the coding sequence GTGGCTATGTCAACGACAGCGACGTGGAGCGACCCGAACGATTGCCCGTTCTGCGGGAACGAACTCCGGAATCCCGGCGCAGGCTTCATCGACCACATCCACGAGAATCCGGACTGCGAAGACGGCTTCGAGACGTGGCGGAGCAACGTCAACGACGACATCTGCGCTGGCTGGTCCGGATAG
- a CDS encoding acyl-CoA thioesterase: MSDYSFATDVDVRYRDLDTMGHVNNAVYASYFEQARVAYFDEVLDVPLREIESVLATLEIEFRRPVEIDHDVTVAVRVPELGDSSLPMEYEVRADDTVAATGETVQVAVDRETKSSRPIPDDWREDIREFEGL, from the coding sequence ATGAGCGACTACTCCTTTGCGACCGACGTGGACGTTCGCTACCGGGACCTCGACACGATGGGCCACGTGAACAACGCGGTCTACGCCTCCTACTTCGAGCAGGCCCGCGTGGCCTACTTCGACGAGGTGCTTGACGTGCCCCTCCGGGAAATCGAGTCGGTGCTGGCGACCCTCGAAATCGAGTTCCGGCGACCGGTCGAAATCGACCACGACGTGACGGTGGCGGTGCGCGTCCCGGAACTGGGCGACTCCTCGCTCCCGATGGAGTACGAGGTCCGCGCCGACGATACCGTGGCGGCGACCGGCGAGACGGTGCAGGTCGCGGTCGATAGGGAAACCAAGTCCTCGCGGCCGATTCCCGACGACTGGCGCGAGGACATTCGAGAGTTTGAGGGACTCTAA
- the purF gene encoding amidophosphoribosyltransferase, with amino-acid sequence MPDGRDAAPSGPTENANPGRSESSSESPESPSERPEEALSGPTEKCGVVGVSLAERDAARPLYYSLYALQHRGQESAGIVTHDGFQQHSHVEMGLVGDAFNQSDIEELRGSAGIGHVRYPTAGSVDKSCAQPFTVSFRSGALGLSHNGNLVNAEEVRDELAAQGHAFTSDGDTEVIAHDLARNLLEADLVRAVKRTMGRIHGSYSLTIMHDDTVLGVRDPEGNRPLCIGEVDDGYVLASESSAIDTLDGELVRDVRPGELVVLQPGGEGFDSYQLFERENTAHCFFEHVYFARPDSVIDSKLVYEARRDLGRKLWEESGIDTDVVMPVPDSGRAFASGYADAAQEDSEARSASENASGETASASVEFAEGLMKNRYVGRTFIMPTQDERERAVRLKLNPIKSTVEGKTVTLIDDSIVRGTTSTQLVQLLKDCGAEEVHMRIGAPPIVAPCYMGIDMATREELIAADKSVEEIGEEIEADSLAYLSTEAVAQALDSEQSDLCMGCVTGEYPYDIDGEETDRDVSRPEIGSPADD; translated from the coding sequence ATGCCAGACGGCCGGGACGCGGCCCCCAGTGGTCCGACCGAGAACGCGAATCCGGGACGCTCCGAGAGTTCTTCGGAATCCCCCGAATCTCCCTCTGAACGCCCCGAGGAGGCCCTTTCGGGGCCGACCGAGAAGTGCGGCGTCGTCGGCGTCTCGCTCGCAGAGCGGGACGCCGCGCGACCGCTCTACTACTCGCTGTACGCGCTCCAACACCGCGGGCAGGAGTCGGCGGGCATCGTCACCCACGACGGGTTCCAACAGCACAGCCACGTCGAGATGGGTCTCGTCGGCGACGCCTTCAACCAGTCCGACATCGAGGAACTCCGCGGGAGCGCCGGCATCGGCCACGTTCGCTACCCGACTGCCGGGAGCGTGGACAAGTCCTGCGCGCAACCGTTCACCGTCTCCTTCCGGAGCGGTGCCCTCGGCCTGAGCCACAACGGCAACCTCGTCAACGCCGAGGAGGTCCGCGACGAGTTGGCCGCGCAGGGTCACGCCTTCACCTCGGACGGCGACACCGAGGTCATCGCTCACGACCTCGCCCGGAATCTCCTCGAAGCGGACCTCGTGCGGGCGGTCAAGCGAACGATGGGCCGGATTCACGGTTCGTACTCGCTGACCATCATGCACGACGACACCGTGCTGGGCGTCCGGGACCCGGAGGGCAACCGCCCGCTTTGCATCGGCGAAGTGGACGACGGCTACGTCCTCGCCAGCGAGAGTTCGGCCATCGACACGCTCGACGGCGAACTCGTCCGGGACGTGCGCCCCGGCGAACTCGTCGTCCTCCAACCCGGCGGCGAGGGCTTCGACTCCTACCAACTGTTCGAGCGCGAGAACACCGCCCACTGCTTTTTCGAACACGTCTACTTCGCCCGGCCGGACAGCGTTATCGACAGCAAACTGGTCTACGAGGCCCGCCGTGATTTGGGCAGAAAGCTCTGGGAGGAGAGCGGCATCGACACCGACGTGGTGATGCCGGTGCCCGACTCCGGCCGGGCGTTCGCCTCCGGATACGCCGACGCCGCCCAAGAAGATAGCGAGGCGCGAAGCGCCTCGGAAAACGCGAGCGGTGAAACCGCGAGCGCCAGCGTCGAGTTCGCCGAGGGCCTGATGAAGAACCGGTACGTGGGCCGTACCTTCATCATGCCGACCCAAGACGAGCGAGAGCGCGCGGTCCGCCTGAAACTCAACCCCATCAAGTCCACTGTCGAGGGGAAAACGGTCACGCTCATCGACGACTCCATCGTCCGCGGGACCACCTCGACCCAGTTGGTCCAACTCCTCAAAGACTGCGGTGCCGAGGAGGTCCACATGCGAATCGGTGCCCCGCCAATCGTCGCACCCTGCTACATGGGCATCGACATGGCGACCCGCGAGGAACTCATCGCGGCCGACAAGTCGGTCGAAGAAATCGGCGAGGAAATCGAGGCCGACAGCCTCGCGTACCTCTCGACCGAGGCGGTCGCACAGGCCCTCGATTCCGAGCAGTCGGACCTCTGCATGGGATGCGTGACCGGCGAGTACCCCTACGACATCGACGGCGAGGAGACCGACCGCGACGTGTCCCGGCCCGAAATCGGGTCCCCGGCCGACGACTGA
- a CDS encoding helix-turn-helix domain-containing protein yields MAKYSTGGSSGGGGGGACELCGKSSDSLTEANVAGAQLQVCSECASHNDNAETDSESDRERERNRKAAQNTAKASGVYDGDSSRWEEEGTNYDDDPLPYLVADYGETVEQARQDAGLQRDELAEELDVPENDLLAVEQGRANQANVAGSLVEALEDHLGVDLAEDR; encoded by the coding sequence ATGGCTAAGTACTCGACCGGCGGGTCGTCCGGCGGCGGTGGCGGCGGCGCGTGCGAACTCTGCGGGAAGTCGAGCGACTCACTGACCGAGGCCAACGTGGCCGGCGCGCAGTTACAGGTCTGCTCGGAATGCGCCTCGCACAACGACAACGCCGAGACCGACTCCGAGTCCGACCGGGAACGAGAGCGCAACCGCAAGGCGGCCCAGAACACCGCCAAGGCGAGTGGCGTCTACGACGGCGATTCGAGTCGCTGGGAGGAGGAGGGCACCAACTACGACGACGACCCGCTTCCGTATCTGGTCGCGGACTACGGCGAGACTGTCGAACAGGCCCGCCAAGACGCCGGCCTCCAGCGCGACGAACTCGCCGAGGAACTGGACGTGCCGGAGAACGACCTGCTGGCGGTCGAACAGGGTCGCGCGAATCAGGCCAACGTCGCCGGGTCGCTTGTGGAAGCGCTCGAAGACCACCTCGGCGTGGACCTCGCCGAGGACCGGTGA
- a CDS encoding Cdc6/Cdc18 family protein: MATDDDVDRDPLFRYDEPIFADEDLLRISHLPGPNRIVGRDEHMQKVAEALNPAIFGQEPTHLFIFGKTGTGKSLISRSVSKRVENEADKEDVEVETAFIDCGEQTTEASVIKTVGRELNDPNETGITVPQRGLGTGDYYDRLWQIIDACSDVALVILDEIDMLEDDEVLRKLSRAGENRRVTDSTIGIIGISNKIDFPDELNERVKSSFAHDELVFPPYDAHQLVDILQNRADAFRDGVLSDDAIPLTAALAAQEHGDARKAIDILRNAGRIATKQEDEEVTEKHVYAAKEKTEADRFAELIEGAPTQAKAILLALTLLTENKPRDQFPTQQIYRQYQTIASDLDMDALSERRVQEILQEQDFLNVINSETKGRGRGRGVHTKHRLLEEPEIVKKVLHRDSRIADLGI, encoded by the coding sequence ATGGCTACCGACGACGACGTAGACCGCGACCCCCTCTTTCGGTACGACGAGCCGATATTCGCCGACGAGGACCTCCTGCGTATCTCTCACCTCCCCGGCCCGAACCGCATCGTCGGCCGCGACGAGCACATGCAGAAGGTCGCCGAGGCCCTCAACCCCGCTATCTTCGGCCAAGAGCCGACCCACCTCTTTATCTTCGGCAAGACCGGGACCGGCAAGTCGCTCATCTCACGGAGCGTCTCCAAGCGCGTCGAGAACGAGGCCGACAAAGAGGACGTTGAGGTCGAAACCGCGTTCATCGACTGCGGCGAGCAGACCACCGAGGCGTCGGTCATCAAGACAGTCGGCCGGGAACTCAACGACCCCAACGAGACCGGTATCACCGTGCCTCAGCGGGGCCTCGGTACCGGCGACTACTACGACCGCCTCTGGCAAATCATCGACGCCTGTAGCGACGTGGCGCTGGTCATCTTGGACGAAATCGACATGCTCGAAGACGACGAGGTACTTCGAAAACTCTCGCGCGCGGGCGAGAACCGCAGGGTCACCGACTCGACCATCGGCATCATCGGCATCTCGAACAAAATCGACTTCCCGGACGAACTCAACGAGCGCGTCAAGTCGAGTTTCGCCCACGACGAACTGGTCTTCCCGCCCTACGACGCCCACCAGCTCGTGGACATCCTCCAAAACCGCGCCGACGCCTTCCGCGACGGGGTGCTGTCGGACGACGCGATTCCGCTGACCGCCGCCCTCGCCGCCCAAGAACACGGCGACGCCCGGAAGGCCATCGACATCCTCCGGAACGCGGGCCGAATCGCCACCAAGCAGGAGGACGAGGAGGTAACCGAAAAACACGTCTACGCCGCCAAGGAGAAGACCGAGGCCGACCGCTTCGCCGAACTCATCGAGGGTGCGCCCACCCAAGCCAAGGCAATCCTGCTGGCGCTCACCCTGCTGACCGAGAACAAGCCCCGCGACCAGTTCCCGACCCAGCAGATTTACCGCCAGTACCAGACCATCGCCTCGGACCTCGACATGGACGCCCTCTCGGAGCGCCGAGTGCAGGAAATCTTGCAGGAACAGGACTTCCTCAACGTCATCAACTCCGAGACGAAGGGGCGGGGTCGGGGCAGGGGTGTCCACACCAAACACCGCCTCCTCGAAGAACCCGAAATCGTCAAGAAGGTCCTGCATCGGGATTCGCGCATCGCTGACCTCGGTATCTGA
- a CDS encoding DUF7344 domain-containing protein, which translates to MSSDGPDADPSTDPSEVDSAFRVLSDVHRRYALYYLRDRETTNLEELATVLASWLGARDDANTVITPEERERLLVALHHAHLPDLDAAGLVRYDSVTGDVSLNSLPEVVETALNLSLAQQREAPGRPEKRRFGWRAGR; encoded by the coding sequence ATGTCCAGCGACGGACCGGACGCCGACCCTTCGACCGACCCGTCCGAGGTCGATTCGGCGTTCCGCGTCCTCTCAGACGTTCACCGGCGGTACGCGCTCTACTACCTGCGGGACAGAGAGACCACGAACCTCGAGGAGTTGGCCACTGTCCTCGCCAGTTGGCTCGGCGCGCGCGACGACGCCAACACGGTGATAACCCCCGAGGAGCGCGAGCGACTGCTGGTGGCACTCCACCACGCTCACCTCCCGGACCTCGACGCGGCGGGCCTCGTCAGGTACGACTCGGTAACCGGCGACGTGTCTCTCAACTCGCTCCCCGAGGTCGTCGAGACCGCACTCAACCTCTCGCTCGCACAGCAACGCGAAGCGCCCGGCAGACCCGAGAAGCGGCGTTTCGGTTGGCGCGCCGGGCGGTGA